A stretch of Chlamydiales bacterium DNA encodes these proteins:
- a CDS encoding DEAD/DEAH box helicase, with protein MEFKDLVSNLEVLKAIEELGHKQPTPIQEQAIPEIMKGTDIRGSAQTGTGKTAAFLLPVLMRLAVPSALPGKGPRALILVPTRELAAQVANEAKKYSKYLSRAKTVCIYGGTPYPPQYRELSRPFDILIATPGRLIDHFEQKRIDFSRVEMFILDEADRMLDMGFIEPVEMIAAALPATRQTLLFSATLKGSVMNLSRRLLKDPVEICIEAMQANHENIDQVMLSVDSLDHKYRLLEHMLKDPKVSQAVVFTATKHQADQLANKLSQTGLPVAALHGGMKQRQRTNTIMQLRRNQVSILIATDVAARGIDIPTISHVFNFDLPNGIEDYVHRIGRTGRAGALGTAFSFVKPNEFSFIKRVERYTGQKIRTQVTPGFEPRERQPQREPSSDRPNSPYRQNNKRPFKPAGAGGPFKPAGARRDNNRFARKRPR; from the coding sequence ATGGAATTTAAAGATCTAGTTTCGAATTTAGAAGTTCTTAAAGCTATAGAAGAATTAGGGCATAAACAACCCACACCGATCCAGGAGCAGGCGATTCCTGAAATCATGAAAGGAACCGATATTCGCGGTTCCGCTCAAACTGGAACGGGAAAGACAGCAGCTTTTCTTCTTCCTGTACTTATGCGTCTGGCAGTTCCTTCGGCTCTTCCTGGGAAAGGACCCCGTGCGCTTATTCTGGTTCCAACACGCGAGCTCGCAGCGCAGGTGGCAAATGAAGCCAAAAAATATAGCAAGTACCTCTCTCGTGCAAAGACTGTCTGCATCTACGGCGGAACTCCCTATCCTCCCCAATATCGTGAACTCTCCCGCCCGTTCGATATTCTGATCGCAACGCCAGGTAGACTCATCGACCACTTTGAGCAAAAACGCATCGATTTCTCTCGCGTAGAGATGTTCATCTTAGATGAAGCTGACCGCATGTTAGACATGGGATTTATCGAACCGGTTGAGATGATCGCTGCAGCGCTCCCAGCTACTAGACAGACACTCCTCTTCTCTGCGACTCTTAAAGGAAGCGTAATGAACCTCTCCAGACGCCTTCTGAAAGATCCAGTTGAGATCTGCATTGAAGCTATGCAAGCCAATCACGAGAATATCGATCAAGTGATGCTAAGCGTCGACAGCCTCGACCACAAGTACCGCCTCCTAGAGCACATGTTAAAAGATCCTAAGGTGAGCCAAGCTGTCGTCTTTACAGCGACCAAACACCAAGCGGATCAGCTAGCGAATAAACTCTCTCAGACTGGTCTTCCAGTAGCCGCTCTCCATGGTGGCATGAAGCAGCGTCAGAGAACAAATACGATCATGCAACTCAGACGCAATCAAGTGAGCATTCTGATTGCTACAGACGTTGCAGCTAGAGGTATCGATATTCCTACAATTAGCCACGTCTTTAATTTCGACCTGCCGAATGGCATCGAAGATTACGTTCACCGTATTGGCAGAACAGGAAGAGCCGGCGCTTTAGGTACGGCATTCTCTTTTGTGAAGCCAAACGAGTTCTCTTTCATCAAGCGCGTTGAGCGTTACACGGGACAGAAGATCCGCACTCAGGTGACTCCAGGCTTTGAACCGCGCGAAAGACAACCTCAGCGCGAGCCATCGTCTGACAGGCCTAACTCTCCTTACCGCCAAAACAACAAGCGCCCCTTCAAACCGGCAGGAGCAGGTGGTCCCTTCAAGCCAGCAGGAGCAAGAAGAGACAACAACCGCTTCGCCCGCAAGCGCCCCCGCTAA
- a CDS encoding D-alanyl-D-alanine carboxypeptidase, producing MKRVRHLASLFLLTPCLLFSEQQPAQELLKPKVRLLKSDISAPYAILMDAETGRVLYAKNAHTPAFPASTTKVATAIYALSKKAQDLNKLITVSSDAVGCVAPSVRRTKHAPYRLEYGGTHMGLKVDEQVPLRDLLYGMMLISGNDAANVIAEYVSGSIPAFISEMNAFLRANGCLQTTYYNPHGLPTNDHKTTAYDLAKMTQVGMRNPLFREIVKTVRYTKPATNKQPETIFVQTNALLRSGAHFYPKAIGVKTGYTQSAGHNIVAAASDENRSLIAVLMTCEDYHQRFKDVTALFEAAFNEKKVSRTVFAKGFDPLTMKVKGASTLLKAALAEDFVLQYYPSEEPNIKASVRWKELSLPIEKGDVVGEIQLIDSEVGKVLKSAPIYASDALNKTFVYQIMECLQECKQILGHKISIIILVALAFSYLIWQFTRRSRKFIKE from the coding sequence ATGAAACGCGTACGCCATCTCGCCTCCCTTTTTCTCCTAACCCCCTGCCTCCTCTTTTCCGAACAGCAGCCAGCTCAAGAGCTTCTAAAACCGAAAGTTCGGCTTTTAAAGTCCGATATTTCAGCTCCTTACGCCATATTAATGGATGCCGAGACGGGAAGGGTCTTGTACGCAAAAAACGCGCATACACCCGCATTTCCAGCGAGCACAACAAAGGTAGCAACAGCTATCTATGCGCTATCTAAGAAAGCTCAGGATTTAAATAAACTCATCACCGTATCTTCCGATGCCGTCGGCTGTGTTGCCCCCTCTGTTAGAAGAACGAAACATGCGCCCTATAGATTAGAGTATGGCGGCACACACATGGGCTTAAAAGTCGATGAGCAGGTACCACTCAGAGACCTGCTCTATGGGATGATGCTAATTTCAGGTAATGATGCTGCCAATGTCATTGCAGAATATGTCTCGGGGAGCATTCCCGCTTTCATAAGTGAGATGAATGCTTTTCTCCGTGCAAACGGCTGTCTTCAGACCACCTACTACAATCCTCACGGCCTTCCTACCAACGATCATAAAACAACGGCCTACGATCTTGCCAAGATGACTCAGGTTGGGATGAGAAATCCTCTTTTTAGGGAGATAGTAAAAACAGTCCGCTACACCAAGCCTGCGACCAATAAGCAGCCAGAAACGATCTTCGTGCAAACCAACGCCCTGCTTCGTTCGGGTGCTCATTTCTATCCCAAAGCAATTGGTGTAAAAACAGGATATACACAAAGCGCAGGCCACAATATTGTCGCCGCTGCCTCCGACGAGAATCGCTCTCTCATTGCCGTTCTAATGACATGCGAAGACTATCATCAGCGTTTTAAAGATGTGACCGCACTCTTTGAAGCCGCTTTTAATGAGAAGAAGGTCTCTAGAACAGTTTTTGCAAAAGGATTCGATCCTCTCACGATGAAGGTGAAGGGGGCAAGTACTCTTCTGAAGGCTGCGCTTGCAGAAGATTTTGTGCTCCAATACTACCCTTCCGAAGAGCCGAATATAAAAGCCTCTGTTCGATGGAAGGAGCTCTCTCTGCCCATCGAGAAGGGAGATGTGGTAGGGGAGATCCAGCTTATCGACAGCGAAGTGGGAAAGGTGTTGAAGAGCGCACCTATCTATGCTTCAGACGCGCTGAATAAAACGTTCGTCTATCAGATCATGGAGTGTCTGCAGGAGTGCAAGCAGATTCTAGGACACAAGATCTCAATCATCATTCTAGTTGCTCTCGCCTTCAGTTATCTAATCTGGCAGTTTACCCGTAGATCTAGAAAGTTCATTAAAGAGTAG
- the rsmA gene encoding ribosomal RNA small subunit methyltransferase A produces the protein MSLSRPSYLMHFLQEMGMRPQKKWSQNFLVDGNIIRKIVHAAGAEKGDLILEIGPGPGALTEALLAQGCSVAAVEKDPGFADALMRLEKEPGTLSVFKEDILDFPIEKFLQEKCKGGKKVKVVSNLPYHITTPIALKLLPLHAWIESITIMVQREVALRICAKQGSSDYSSLSLFTQFYCSPHYCFTVPPTCFFPQPKVHSAVVTMNLKEPPLPLEKEEAFFKITRTAFQHRRKMLRSSLKELYSKEVIASCLAKLNIEEARPEELSLDQFLLLFNELSRSTGKLPD, from the coding sequence ATGAGCCTCTCCCGCCCCTCCTATCTGATGCATTTTCTCCAAGAGATGGGAATGCGTCCTCAGAAAAAATGGTCTCAGAATTTTCTGGTTGATGGGAACATCATACGAAAAATCGTGCATGCCGCAGGAGCTGAAAAGGGAGATCTCATCCTAGAAATTGGACCCGGTCCTGGGGCACTCACCGAGGCGCTTCTCGCTCAGGGCTGCTCCGTTGCTGCAGTGGAGAAAGATCCTGGGTTTGCAGATGCTCTAATGCGCCTTGAAAAGGAGCCGGGTACTCTCTCTGTATTTAAAGAGGATATTCTCGATTTTCCCATCGAGAAGTTTCTACAAGAGAAGTGTAAAGGGGGCAAAAAGGTAAAAGTTGTCTCCAATCTCCCCTATCATATTACCACACCTATCGCGCTAAAGCTGCTTCCTCTCCACGCCTGGATCGAGTCAATTACAATCATGGTCCAGCGCGAAGTTGCTCTTCGAATTTGCGCTAAGCAGGGCTCTTCCGATTACAGCAGCCTCTCCCTCTTTACACAGTTCTACTGCTCTCCTCACTACTGTTTCACCGTTCCTCCCACCTGCTTTTTTCCCCAGCCAAAGGTTCATTCTGCTGTCGTTACCATGAATTTAAAGGAGCCTCCCCTCCCCCTTGAAAAAGAGGAGGCCTTCTTTAAAATAACGCGCACAGCATTCCAGCACAGAAGAAAGATGCTGCGCTCATCCCTTAAAGAGCTCTACAGCAAAGAGGTAATCGCCTCCTGCCTGGCAAAACTCAACATAGAAGAAGCGAGACCCGAAGAGCTATCGCTAGATCAGTTTCTTCTACTCTTTAATGAACTTTCTAGATCTACGGGTAAACTGCCAGATTAG
- a CDS encoding SurA N-terminal domain-containing protein, with amino-acid sequence MLKKSLLALFVLGASLSSQAVEPLGMPTSYEEPQHLVINNRILAKINGKTISVVDVVKKMDVFLNRAYPQYASSKAARYQFYTTQWRNTLSQMIDNELMLADAETIELKVSDGEVRESLQERFGPNVMANLESIGITYEEAREMIHAEIVVSRMQWFKINSKAILSVSPQDIKAAYKEFCQKNPPAEEWKYQVLSIRAVDSALLAPLTQKAEALLNTPDTSLQTVYEKISTEEGVDPSITLTLSPPYEVADKSLSASHRETLSKLVPGAISAPLAQPSKDGSLVYRIFHLKDHIKKEPPPFEKVSDTLFEELAGKAADRETAQYLAKLRQKFSFEEKHFQESLPADFQPFALK; translated from the coding sequence ATGTTGAAAAAATCTCTTCTCGCTCTATTTGTTCTGGGTGCGTCGCTATCTAGCCAAGCGGTTGAGCCGCTCGGAATGCCTACCTCCTACGAGGAGCCTCAGCATCTCGTTATCAACAACAGAATCCTTGCAAAGATTAACGGCAAGACGATCTCGGTCGTCGATGTCGTCAAGAAGATGGATGTCTTCTTAAATCGAGCTTACCCACAATACGCCTCTTCAAAGGCAGCGCGCTACCAGTTCTACACTACTCAGTGGCGCAACACGCTCTCCCAGATGATTGATAATGAGCTGATGCTCGCAGACGCCGAGACAATTGAACTAAAAGTGAGCGATGGAGAGGTGCGTGAGAGCCTTCAAGAGCGCTTCGGGCCTAACGTCATGGCGAATTTAGAGAGCATCGGAATTACATATGAAGAAGCTCGCGAAATGATCCATGCAGAAATAGTTGTAAGCCGGATGCAATGGTTCAAAATTAACTCGAAGGCGATCTTAAGCGTCAGCCCTCAAGACATTAAAGCGGCATATAAGGAGTTCTGTCAAAAAAACCCTCCTGCCGAAGAGTGGAAATATCAGGTACTTTCAATCCGCGCAGTGGATAGCGCTCTCCTGGCTCCCCTCACTCAAAAAGCAGAAGCGCTTCTGAACACCCCAGACACTTCGCTTCAAACTGTTTACGAAAAAATCTCCACAGAAGAAGGGGTCGATCCTTCGATTACTCTCACACTCTCTCCTCCTTATGAAGTAGCTGATAAAAGTCTATCGGCTAGCCACAGAGAGACCCTCTCTAAACTTGTTCCAGGAGCGATCAGCGCTCCTCTTGCCCAACCCAGCAAGGATGGAAGTCTTGTCTACAGAATTTTTCACCTGAAAGATCACATCAAAAAAGAGCCTCCTCCTTTTGAAAAGGTCTCTGATACCCTCTTTGAAGAGCTCGCCGGAAAAGCCGCTGATAGGGAGACAGCTCAATATCTTGCAAAGCTGCGCCAGAAGTTCAGTTTTGAAGAGAAGCACTTCCAAGAGAGTCTTCCGGCTGACTTTCAGCCTTTCGCCCTGAAATGA
- a CDS encoding RsmB/NOP family class I SAM-dependent RNA methyltransferase — protein MNTFQRHHLFTILEKFEDHQLPLDLFLSGYFRAHKAVGANDRRTICEAIYGMIRWRGLLDHFLPKPATWQTRLSLFDSINPLDFRGKSEIPPHIRVSFPKSLYEIFRAAYGDARCDELCFISNTTAPTTVRVNEIKISRDALFEKWKSLYSISLSPVSPSGIVFHKKINFFGLEEFKEGLFEVQDEGSQLIAALVQPTPGEQILDFCAGSGGKTLAFAPQTKAKGQIFLHDVRPRALLEAKKRLRRAGIQNAQVLPSDDPYKKKLKGKMDWVLIDVPCSGTGTLRRNPDMKWRFDPEQVERLVLEQREIFAEALEFLAPKGRLVYSTCSILPQENEQQIAFFLEHFPVELEKPVFASHPERGGMDGFFGAVFKRK, from the coding sequence ATGAATACCTTTCAGAGACACCATCTTTTTACCATCTTAGAAAAGTTTGAGGATCATCAGCTTCCTCTTGATCTCTTTCTGTCTGGATACTTCCGCGCGCATAAGGCCGTGGGAGCAAATGATAGACGCACAATCTGTGAAGCAATTTATGGAATGATCCGCTGGCGAGGACTGCTCGACCACTTTCTTCCTAAGCCCGCCACATGGCAGACGCGCCTCTCTCTTTTTGACTCGATCAACCCGCTAGACTTCCGAGGAAAGAGTGAAATCCCCCCGCATATTCGGGTTAGTTTTCCAAAGTCTCTCTATGAGATCTTTCGAGCAGCGTACGGAGATGCCAGATGCGACGAGCTCTGCTTTATTAGCAATACAACTGCGCCCACTACTGTGCGCGTGAATGAGATAAAAATTTCGCGAGACGCCCTTTTTGAAAAATGGAAAAGCCTCTACTCCATCTCTTTAAGCCCAGTTTCTCCTTCGGGAATCGTCTTTCATAAAAAAATTAATTTTTTCGGATTGGAAGAGTTCAAAGAGGGACTATTTGAAGTGCAGGATGAGGGGAGCCAGCTGATCGCCGCTCTCGTGCAGCCAACGCCAGGAGAGCAGATCCTCGACTTCTGTGCAGGCTCTGGCGGGAAGACTCTCGCATTTGCGCCACAAACAAAGGCGAAGGGACAGATCTTTCTCCATGATGTTCGTCCGCGCGCTCTTCTTGAAGCAAAAAAGAGACTCAGACGCGCTGGCATCCAGAATGCGCAGGTCCTCCCTTCAGACGATCCTTATAAGAAGAAGTTAAAAGGAAAGATGGACTGGGTTCTCATCGACGTCCCTTGCAGCGGGACGGGAACTTTGCGCAGAAACCCCGATATGAAGTGGAGATTCGACCCAGAGCAGGTGGAGAGACTCGTCCTTGAGCAGAGAGAGATCTTCGCTGAAGCCCTTGAATTCTTAGCTCCGAAGGGGCGCCTCGTCTACTCGACATGCAGCATCCTCCCCCAAGAAAACGAGCAGCAGATCGCCTTTTTTCTAGAGCACTTTCCCGTTGAGCTTGAAAAGCCGGTCTTCGCTTCCCATCCCGAGAGAGGCGGCATGGATGGCTTCTTCGGCGCCGTCTTCAAAAGAAAGTGA
- a CDS encoding DoxX family protein, which yields MKTLFAVLGRILLSLIFILSGIGKIFDWPGTESYLINALCDLLNYTQSIVWAQDLLQMAIPVTPQLLIVATIFELLGGVMMFFGIQVRFAAFLLSAFLIPVTLTFHHFWFLEGPDRQLQMIMFLKNLSILGGLFYILGVGKGSSSSPKKAKESD from the coding sequence ATGAAAACTTTATTTGCTGTTCTAGGTCGGATCTTGCTTAGTCTTATTTTTATACTATCGGGCATAGGTAAAATTTTTGACTGGCCGGGGACAGAGTCCTACCTAATTAATGCGCTATGCGACCTGCTCAACTACACGCAGAGCATCGTCTGGGCGCAAGATCTACTGCAGATGGCAATTCCGGTAACCCCTCAGCTGCTGATCGTCGCCACCATATTTGAACTCTTAGGCGGTGTTATGATGTTTTTTGGGATACAGGTTCGCTTCGCAGCTTTTCTGCTTTCAGCTTTCCTCATCCCCGTAACACTCACCTTCCACCACTTCTGGTTTTTAGAGGGCCCAGATCGCCAGCTTCAGATGATCATGTTCCTCAAGAATTTAAGTATCTTGGGAGGCCTCTTCTATATATTAGGAGTCGGTAAAGGCAGCTCTTCGTCCCCTAAAAAGGCGAAAGAAAGTGATTAG
- the lnt gene encoding apolipoprotein N-acyltransferase codes for MIRPSQWVLSFLSFLIVAFGQPSWIPWLAPVAAAIGFALFWRVLIGFQTRFARFCAASIWFTLVQCIQLSWMTSIDFQGVYILFAYFWLATWLGVQFGLLSLLIPREGPIRSMRILAVASLWALIEWSRFYFLCGFSWSPSGLALTSCLTSLQFATVGGVLGLSFWVMLVNAAAYNVLDACFNRRLPALKGAVLWIGLAAFPYLFGVLHLNYHEEQLAAHPPEKELTVALIQTGLLPPEKLVLQEHLHHFISPWEQWKRILIFLKSVESSSLDLIVFPEVAVPFHCDKTIYPLESVIQILRQELGEGVLKTLPPLQFPFAGKKWIGSEERWMVSNSYWTQAISNYFESEVVIGLEHEDRDSKKSYNAAFYFAPNQTEVGRYEKQILLPMAEYLPCRSFLPFVETYGIKDFFTKGEGAKVFGEAAALSISICYEETFPDLIRENRLKGAEILVNVTNDNWYPSSKLPQQHYDLGRLRAVENGFPLFRACNTGVSAAIDSLGRPACIMCELGDDKQYLSGPLVATLPIYHYKTLYTFSGDGGVVGLSLILFGTFLRLRKNRNW; via the coding sequence GTGATTAGACCTTCTCAATGGGTTTTATCTTTTCTCAGCTTTCTGATCGTGGCATTTGGCCAGCCGAGCTGGATCCCCTGGCTTGCCCCTGTGGCAGCGGCAATCGGATTTGCTCTCTTCTGGAGAGTGTTAATCGGTTTCCAAACTAGGTTCGCCCGTTTTTGCGCGGCGTCGATCTGGTTCACTCTCGTCCAGTGCATCCAACTCTCTTGGATGACCTCTATCGATTTTCAGGGAGTCTACATCCTCTTCGCCTACTTCTGGCTCGCTACCTGGCTCGGTGTTCAGTTTGGCCTTCTCTCTCTCTTGATTCCTCGGGAAGGCCCAATCAGATCGATGAGGATTCTAGCAGTCGCCTCGCTCTGGGCTCTGATCGAATGGTCGCGCTTCTACTTCTTATGCGGCTTCTCGTGGAGCCCTTCCGGACTTGCTCTGACCTCTTGCCTCACCTCCCTGCAGTTTGCAACTGTTGGAGGCGTGTTGGGACTCTCTTTCTGGGTCATGCTCGTTAACGCGGCTGCGTATAATGTTCTAGATGCCTGTTTTAACAGGCGCCTACCTGCGCTAAAGGGCGCTGTTTTATGGATTGGACTCGCAGCTTTTCCCTATCTGTTTGGAGTGCTTCATCTGAATTATCACGAGGAGCAGCTCGCGGCACATCCCCCTGAAAAAGAGCTTACCGTGGCCCTCATTCAGACAGGTCTCTTGCCCCCAGAGAAGCTCGTTCTTCAAGAGCATCTCCACCACTTCATCTCTCCCTGGGAGCAGTGGAAGCGCATTCTCATTTTTTTAAAATCTGTTGAAAGCTCTTCACTAGACCTTATTGTCTTTCCGGAGGTCGCCGTTCCATTCCATTGCGATAAAACGATCTACCCCCTTGAAAGTGTGATTCAGATATTGAGGCAGGAGCTCGGAGAGGGGGTTCTCAAGACTCTCCCGCCCCTTCAATTTCCTTTTGCAGGGAAGAAGTGGATCGGGAGTGAAGAGAGGTGGATGGTTTCAAATAGCTACTGGACGCAGGCGATCTCTAACTACTTTGAGTCTGAGGTGGTGATCGGGTTAGAACATGAAGATCGGGATAGTAAAAAAAGTTATAATGCAGCCTTCTATTTCGCTCCCAATCAAACAGAGGTCGGACGTTATGAGAAGCAGATCCTCCTTCCTATGGCCGAATACCTGCCTTGCAGAAGTTTTCTTCCCTTCGTAGAGACCTATGGAATTAAAGATTTTTTTACAAAAGGAGAGGGGGCGAAGGTATTTGGAGAGGCTGCTGCTCTTTCTATTTCAATCTGTTATGAAGAGACCTTTCCAGATCTAATCCGTGAAAATCGTCTCAAGGGAGCAGAGATTCTAGTTAATGTCACCAATGACAACTGGTATCCCTCATCTAAGCTCCCTCAGCAGCACTACGATCTAGGCAGATTAAGAGCTGTCGAAAATGGGTTCCCTCTTTTTCGCGCGTGTAACACCGGGGTGAGCGCAGCGATCGACAGTCTTGGTCGTCCAGCCTGTATCATGTGCGAGCTGGGTGATGATAAGCAGTACCTCTCAGGACCCCTTGTTGCAACGCTTCCTATCTATCACTACAAGACCCTTTATACCTTCTCTGGCGACGGTGGCGTAGTAGGTCTTTCTCTTATTTTATTTGGGACTTTTTTGAGACTTAGAAAAAACCGTAATTGGTAA
- the lpxC gene encoding UDP-3-O-[3-hydroxymyristoyl] N-acetylglucosamine deacetylase produces the protein MHNTPHTYTRTKQRTLQRSVSISGVGVFTGEKTTLRLCPAEADTGILFQRLDLPHKPFLPATLDHVQGTPRCTMIGIQGVLVQTVEHLLSALKAYQIDNVLIEIRGPEVPILDGSARGFVELIEQAGVCVLGEERTQGKLEAPVFWSQKETHLVAIPSDEYRVSYTLHYPHSDFIGSQFYSIVVDETRYKEEIASSRTFSLYEDVAPLIEKGFLKGGSFESGILIKDNAVANPGGLRFKDEMVRHKVLDLIGDLSLMAISFSAHIIAIRSGHTSNIAFAKELAKYIKMENA, from the coding sequence ATTCATAACACTCCGCATACATATACGCGGACCAAGCAGCGCACTCTGCAGCGCTCGGTCTCTATTTCTGGAGTTGGAGTTTTTACAGGAGAGAAGACCACCCTCCGCCTCTGCCCTGCAGAAGCCGATACAGGCATTCTTTTTCAGCGCCTAGATCTTCCTCACAAACCTTTTCTTCCTGCGACTTTAGACCATGTGCAAGGGACCCCGCGCTGCACAATGATTGGAATTCAAGGCGTGCTGGTTCAAACTGTCGAACACCTTCTCTCTGCTCTTAAAGCGTATCAGATCGATAACGTTTTAATTGAGATCAGAGGTCCCGAAGTGCCTATTCTAGATGGAAGCGCGCGCGGCTTTGTCGAGCTGATCGAGCAAGCTGGCGTCTGCGTATTAGGCGAAGAGCGGACTCAAGGCAAGCTCGAGGCTCCTGTCTTCTGGTCGCAAAAAGAGACTCACTTAGTAGCCATCCCTTCAGATGAGTATAGAGTTAGCTACACACTCCACTATCCGCACAGCGATTTTATCGGCTCTCAATTCTACTCCATAGTCGTCGATGAGACGCGTTACAAGGAGGAGATCGCCTCCTCTAGAACCTTCTCTCTGTACGAGGATGTCGCCCCGCTCATTGAAAAGGGCTTTTTAAAGGGTGGAAGTTTTGAAAGCGGAATTCTAATTAAAGACAACGCAGTGGCAAATCCAGGAGGGCTCCGTTTCAAAGATGAGATGGTGCGCCACAAGGTGCTCGATCTGATCGGAGATCTCTCTTTAATGGCTATCTCGTTTTCAGCCCATATTATCGCCATCCGCTCGGGTCATACGTCGAATATCGCCTTTGCAAAAGAGTTAGCAAAATATATCAAGATGGAGAACGCCTAA